GACGCCGCCCTGCCGGCCGACTGGCGCGCCGATCCCGCGCCGCGCGGCATCGCCGACATTGGCGACGGCTGGGTCGCGTCCGGCCGCTCGGCCGCGTTGCTGTTGCCGAGCGCCATCATCCCGCGAGAGCGCAATTGCCTGCTGAACCCAGCCCATCCGCAGTTTGCGGCCATCGCGGCCGCTGTCGCCGACGAGCCCTTCGGCCTCGATCCGCGCCTGGCCGGTGGGGCGGCGTCCGCGAGTGGTGTCGGTTAGCGCTAAAGGACTCGGGGCGTCCCGCCCTGACACGGGGGCGGGACGCCCCCGCTCCTTTCTGGTGCCGGTCCCGGCAGGCACCGCTATAATCCCAGGGTTTAGCCGCACCGCGGCTGCCCCACGCCAGTCTCCCCCTTATGAGCGACCTTCTCGACCAACTGCGCC
The DNA window shown above is from Candidatus Thiodictyon syntrophicum and carries:
- a CDS encoding RES family NAD+ phosphorylase, translating into MRVYRLVKERYAASALDGSGARTFGGRWNSPGTAVIYASESVALAALGLLVHLGRGEVLDSYRLFTLTLPDQAILTLDDAALPADWRADPAPRGIADIGDGWVASGRSAALLLPSAIIPRERNCLLNPAHPQFAAIAAAVADEPFGLDPRLAGGAASASGVG